Proteins from a genomic interval of Balaenoptera acutorostrata chromosome 21, mBalAcu1.1, whole genome shotgun sequence:
- the ASAH1 gene encoding acid ceramidase, translating into MLGRSRLTFVLLSVTVTCSVAQHVPPWTEDCRKSTYPPSGPTYRGPVPWYTINLDLPPYKRWHELMVDKAPALKVIVNYLKNMINAFEPSGKIVQLVDQKLPGLLGSFPGPFEEEMKGIAAVTEIPLGEIILFNIFYEFFTICTSIITEDKEGHLLHARNMDFGVFLGWNVNNNTWVVTEELKPLTVNLDFQRNSKTVFKAAGFAGYVGMLTGFKPGLFSLTLNERFSTNGGFMGVIEWILGKKDAKWIGFIIRSVLENSTSYEEAKTILTKSKILAPAYFILGGSKSGEGCVITRDRVQSLDIYELDPKQGIWYVVQTNYDRWKNPFFLDNRRTPAKMCLNRTTQENISFATMYDVLSTKPVLNKLTVYTALIDVTKGQFETYLRDCPDPCIGW; encoded by the exons tgGACAGAAGACTGCAGAAAATCAACTTATCCTCCCTCTGGACCAAC CTATAGGGGTCCAGTTCCGTGGTACACTATAAATCTCGATTTACCACCGTACAAAAGATGGCATGAATTGATGGTTGACAAGGCACCAGCG ctaAAAGTTATAGTGAATTACctgaaaaatatgataaatgcATTTGAGCCAAGTGGAAAAATTGTGCAGTTAGTGGATCAAAAGTTG cCTGGTCTACTTGGCAGCTTTCCTGGGCCTTTCGAGGAGGAAATGAAGGGGATTGCAGCAGTTACTGAAATACCTTTAG gagagattattttattcaatattttctatgaattttttaCCATTTGTACTTCAATAATAACAGAAGACAAAGAAG GTCATCTACTACATGCGCGAAACATGGATTTTGGAGTATTTCTTGG GTggaatgtaaataataatacctGGGTCGTAACTGAGGAACTAAAACCTTTAACAGTGAATTTGGACTTCCAAAGAAACAGTAAAACTGTCTTCAAGGCGGCAGGCTTTGCTGGCTATGTGGGCATGTTAACAGGATTCAAACCA ggaCTATTTAGTCTTACGCTCAATGAGCGTTTCAGTACAAATGGCGGTTTTATGG GTGTCATAGAATGGATTTTGGGAAAGAAAGATGCCAAGTGGATAGGGTTCATCATTAGATCAGTTCTGGAAAACAGCACAAG TTATGAAGAAGCCAAGACTATATTGACCAAATCCAAGATATTGGCCCCAGCATACTTTATCCTGGGAGGCAGCAAGTCTGGGGAGGGTTGTGTGATTACACGAGACAGAGTGCAGTCTTTGGATATATATGA ACTCGACCCCAAGCAGGGTATATGGTATGTGGTACAAACAAATTATGACCGTTGGAAAAATCCCTTCTTCCTTGATAATCGCAGAACACCTGCAAAGATGTGTCTAAACCGGACAACCCAAGAG AATATCTCATTTGCAACCATGTACGATGTCCTGTCAACAAAACCTGTCCTCaacaag CTGACGGTATACACAGCCTTGATAGACGTTACCAAAGGCCAATTTGAAACAT